The genomic region ACTATTaatcttgtgtttttttttttcttttttctaattacTATTTATGACTGTATATATGGTGTCGTCAATCAGGCAAACTAGATGATGTTGTTCTTGGTTATGGATCCATTGATGAATACAAGGTTAGCCCACCAACAATCTTTTATGTCATTTATGGAATTTATAATCGGAGTTTTCTTGcaatctacatatatatatgctggATTCAAATGTTTATTGctgttttttatattaaattatatgcactttttttggaatttatgatttgatttattctttttttttaattaatttcatgggAGACatcatgaataaattatatactgaTCATGAGACATATATGTCCTAATATCATTACACTTACATACATGTTAAAGTTGTCATCCAAGTTCTCATACCAAAAAGTGATAGCCCTCTTTGGGTGTTTTCTATacaatacataaataaattattcctcacgctattgaaaaaaataatttaaaaattattatggtaaatatggaaaaaatatttttttagtcccataagatAAGggcataatttattttagtaccACAATTATGATATGTGTcgtttttagtctcataaaactgataatcacgtatttttagttccaaaaaaTCACGTGCATTGTGGTTTTGGAATTAAAAAAGCGTTGTTTGGGACTAGAAATGTGTTGTGATTTGGGATTAAAAAGGCCCAGAATCACATTTTGTGAGACTAAAAAGACGTGATTCTGaattttatgggattaaaagCGTAACCTACTATAGTTGTggttcaaaaaaaattctgttcttatttaataggattaaaacaagtattttGTCCTACTACATCAATATGatctcaaacaaaattattgtaaaaatttaaatcttgaCCTCTATTAATCAACAtttgttacaattttagttatgaagttcaaacatttgtcatgattttttaaattttaaccagAACAAAAGACCATCCTAAGCACAAAAAAGtgcttcaataaaatcagAATTCTCTTGCAAGAACTTAATTTGCAGTgcaaaaattctaattcgaATCAGgtttaattagatcaaatcaattacagaGCAAGTTGGTCACTTTTCCTGAATTGTACaccaattatacaaaaaatgtattttacttttcatataaattaattgatcctCACGCTctaaatatattgtacttagaattagaattttccatctacatatatgtatgtgccTCTTACAAATTATTGTCAGGACATATAACATGCATTTGATTTTTCAGTAGTGTAATAATGTCATGTGGTGTGCAGAATGATACAACCTACTTTGGTGCGATTGTGGGGCGAGTTGCTAATAGAATTGGAGGGGCTAAATTCACTCTGAATGGCAAACTCTACAACCTCCCTGCTAATGATCATGGAAACACTCTTCATGGTACGGTTTCAATGCTCGAAAAACCTCTCATATATGTTcaattaatatgtttttccCCTTTCTGAAAAATTGATGATGATTCATGAAATGTCTCAGGTGGGACAATAGGATTCAGCGATGTCGTATGGACTGTCGAAAGCTACGTCAAAAACAGCCACCTAACACTCACGTACCACAGCCATGACGGCGAACAAGGTACATATTTACCATCATCATGTGTGATCTAGCAATTGGTGTTTTATCGTAATGATCGAAaaactcaaaagaaaataacactGAATGATCGATGCATCGAGACAGGATTCCCTGGCGACCTATCCGTGATGGTGACCTACATGTTGATTGACACAAACAAGCTAGGtataaaaatgcaagcaaaGTCCCTAAACAAGCCCACCCCTGTGAACCTAGCATCCCACACATACTGGAATCTTGGTGGCCATACAAGTGGAGACATTCTTTCACACACTATCCGGCTCCAGGCCTCGAGAATCACGCCCGTGGACGACAAACTCATCCCGACGGGGGAGATTTCACCGGTCAAAGGGACACCCTATGACTTCCTTGAACGTCGTAAAATAGGCAGCAAGTTCACTGAACTGCCCGACGGGTACGACATTAACTATGTCCTGGACCGGACAGGGGACGGTAAGCATTTTATGAAGGTAGCGACCGTGCACGAAGAGAAATCGGGGCGGAAGATGGAGCTGTGGACTAATCAGCCTGGAGTTCAGTTCTACACTAGCAACATGCTGCCTGATACTGTGGGGAAAGGAGGGTTTGTTTACAAGAAACATGCTGCTTTTTGCTTGGAGACTCAAGGATTTCCTGATTCGGTTAACCATCCGAATTTCCCTTCACAGATTCTGCTGCCCGGGGTGGAGTATAGGCATGTTATGGTTTATAGGTTTACTGCTAGCTAATTGTAAGATTAGTGCATTCTTGTATCTTTAATTACCTTGGTTTCTCAGAGTTGGGTTTGTTAGGTTgtcatgataattaatatttgaaataaatataccaTGTGGGATTCAACTTTGAGCAATTTTAGTTGTGGGAAACTAGCTGGGTGGCAGtacaaaaaagttgaatttttgttatattataaattatcacgcttaaaaatcatgataaatcaatactattaattattattaaataaaatcaaaacaaaaatttaaacttttactgcaattaatcaatattcctCATGGTTTTTAGCCACAGCCGTTGCTTTTTAGCCACACTTACAGAAACAACGACTAATGACCGTTGTGAAGCAGTGACTGATTTGTATTTATGAcgaatttttctttcaactatagtaattaatcgtagcgaaaaattattacttttaattttcagtggtggtgtattatataatttaataaagagTGAAAAATCCCTTAAATTTGCACCACTAGTTTACTATTATAAAGTATGATAATAGTTTGAAATAGTGGTAAATCGGTACTATTTTTCATGgctaaataaaatcaatgtataagtttaaattttgattatgattaatcaatatttatcacaattttatttatagtccaaaatattttttataatttttttgttatgattgATGTTTTGACATCGGTTGTAGAAATGTTAATAGATGTCGtgaacttataattaattagtatttatcaCGATTTTTTACTCAATTCGTTGTGTAGATATGATTAATTTGTCTTtgtaagattttttatttattacaagcATAATCAAGAATCATACTCGTCTCTAGTTCACGACGGTGGATTTCTAACTCCAAGCCCCCGTTGTACTTGCTCATCGAGTTCCATTCTTGCCAATGgatttgatttcaattatatatgtatacacatTTACAGGGTTCActatttttagtcctttttttatgttataaaatattcaaacatgactaaaatttgaaaaactcgacgtatttagttttataatttataaaatttttaaaatgattttaaaattggaaGGTTCGATAcatttaatatcataaattttataaagcaGAAGACTAAATGTGCcaagttttcttaattttgaaaatattttgaaaattctataaatagCGAATTAAATGCGtcgattttttcaattttaaaaccattttgaaaatttcttaaGTAAAAGACAAAGTATTGAACACCCTATTCTgcaggactaaaagtgtaatttgctatatatgtatatacgtcccactcacatttttttttagattctTGACGGAAGGAGTATGGGCAAAACACGTGCTCCGTTAACTTAACCAACGTTTTGACTGCAATAgtgtgaaaaattacaatttacgtTCCGCAACTTATACCGTTTGCGATTTTGATCCCAAAAGGTGTAAGTTGTTGGacgtaaattacaatttttcgcACTATTGCAATCAAACATTGGTTAAGTTAATGGAGCACGTGCTTTGTACGTACTCCTTCCGTCaaaaatctaatgaaaaatatgaatgggacgtaaattacaatattttttatatttatgtaggggtggcaacgagtcgagctcgaactcgagctcaaactgtttttttttattttttatttatttatttattattattatcattattattattattataaattatggaaatcaccaattttttatataaatttgtaagtaataaaataaattatataatgcatactatattattgttattattattattattattattattagattaaataatgaaaatcatcaattttttacataaatttataagtaataaaatagattgtataatgtatacaatattataaatatatcaaaatatagtatcaaattctaatttattgttataaatataaactactgattagtttagtagtaacaattagtaaattgtacaaaaaaaaataattatgaacagtttaaagttattgggaaagtatcaattatctgaaataatttcaattgaaatacataaaaatattttatagttgaaattaatatatgttcacaatctgcaaaatttatatatttatagatgttagtataacattgatgtaactatcatattacattgttgaacaacatagGTTAATCGACctatca from Sesamum indicum cultivar Zhongzhi No. 13 linkage group LG3, S_indicum_v1.0, whole genome shotgun sequence harbors:
- the LOC105157026 gene encoding aldose 1-epimerase, which gives rise to MGKAYLCLCVLITAFALSCEAAEKIGIYELQRGDFSVKITNYGATVLSVVLPDRNGKLDDVVLGYGSIDEYKNDTTYFGAIVGRVANRIGGAKFTLNGKLYNLPANDHGNTLHGGTIGFSDVVWTVESYVKNSHLTLTYHSHDGEQGFPGDLSVMVTYMLIDTNKLGIKMQAKSLNKPTPVNLASHTYWNLGGHTSGDILSHTIRLQASRITPVDDKLIPTGEISPVKGTPYDFLERRKIGSKFTELPDGYDINYVLDRTGDGKHFMKVATVHEEKSGRKMELWTNQPGVQFYTSNMLPDTVGKGGFVYKKHAAFCLETQGFPDSVNHPNFPSQILLPGVEYRHVMVYRFTAS